TACGTGCCAGTACAAAAAGGTAATCCGACAAGCGATTGAGATATTTAATCACAAGCTCGTCAACAGGAGCATTGGCAGCCAGTCGCAGCGTAATGCGTTCAGCACGGCGGCATACCGTTCGGGCAATGTGGCAATACGAAACTGCCGGATGACCACCGGGCAGGATAAAGTTTTGAAGCGGCGCCAGGTGTTCGTTCATCGCGTCAATCTCAGTTTCGAGCAGGGTGATATCTTCCTCGTGAAGCTGCGGCAGCTTATTTCGTCCGGGCTTTTCAATATCCTGAGCAAGCAACGATTCAGCGGTGAAAACCCGATCCTGAATCTCCACCAAAGTGGTGCGCGTGTGCTCATCAACAGCCTGATCACGGATGATACCCAGAAAAGCATTCAGCTCGTCAAGGGTTCCGTAGGCTTCGATGCGCTCGTGATATTTAGGAACACGCGTCCCGCCGATGAGCGATGTCTCGCCTTTGTCG
This region of Bacteroidales bacterium genomic DNA includes:
- a CDS encoding cob(I)yrinic acid a,c-diamide adenosyltransferase, producing MASEFKIYTKTGDKGETSLIGGTRVPKYHERIEAYGTLDELNAFLGIIRDQAVDEHTRTTLVEIQDRVFTAESLLAQDIEKPGRNKLPQLHEEDITLLETEIDAMNEHLAPLQNFILPGGHPAVSYCHIARTVCRRAERITLRLAANAPVDELVIKYLNRLSDYLFVLARKLTADFGATENVWKARL